In one Flavobacteriales bacterium genomic region, the following are encoded:
- the infA gene encoding translation initiation factor IF-1, with product MSKTGTIEQDGVIKEALSNAMFRVELENGHVIIAHISGKMRMHYIRILPGDKVKVEMSPYDLSKGRITFRYKS from the coding sequence ATGAGCAAGACGGGGACCATAGAGCAGGACGGCGTCATCAAGGAGGCGCTGAGCAATGCCATGTTCCGTGTCGAGCTGGAGAACGGTCACGTGATCATCGCACACATCAGCGGGAAGATGCGGATGCACTACATCCGGATCCTGCCCGGCGACAAGGTGAAGGTGGAGATGAGCCCGTATGACCTGAGCAAAGGCCGCATCACCTTCCGATACAAGAGCTAA
- the rpsK gene encoding 30S ribosomal protein S11 translates to MAKQQEKGAASGKKKKKNVVVEAFGQAHIQASFNNLIISLTNNKGEVISWSSSGKQGFRGSKKNTPYAGQVSAEEAAREAFELGLRKVKVFVKGPGSGRESAIRALHNNGVEVTEIVDITPMPHNGCRPPKKRRV, encoded by the coding sequence ATGGCAAAGCAGCAAGAGAAAGGCGCCGCTTCCGGCAAGAAGAAGAAGAAGAACGTGGTGGTGGAGGCCTTCGGCCAGGCCCACATCCAAGCCTCGTTCAACAACCTCATCATCAGCCTCACCAACAACAAGGGCGAGGTGATCAGCTGGTCGTCCTCCGGCAAGCAGGGCTTCCGCGGCAGCAAGAAGAACACGCCGTACGCGGGCCAGGTGAGCGCCGAAGAGGCGGCACGCGAGGCCTTCGAACTGGGCCTCCGCAAGGTCAAGGTGTTCGTGAAGGGCCCCGGGAGCGGGCGCGAGAGCGCCATCCGCGCCCTGCACAACAACGGCGTGGAGGTCACCGAGATCGTCGACATAACCCCTATGCCCCACAACGGCTGCCGTCCGCCCAAGAAGCGCCGCGTTTAA
- the rpsD gene encoding 30S ribosomal protein S4: MARYTGPKTRIARKFSEAILGPDKWMERKPHAPGQHGPSKRRKKDSEYSTQLREKQKAKYTYGILERQFEKMFHTAASKKGITGEVLLQLCEARLDNTVFRLGVAPTRRAARQLVSHGHITVDGQVVNVPSYTLRPGQSVAVREKSRSLETITNSVNVSSRRFDWLEWNPASMTGKVIAMPERAQIPENIREQLIVELYSK, encoded by the coding sequence ATGGCACGTTACACTGGACCCAAGACCCGCATCGCCCGCAAATTCAGCGAGGCCATCCTCGGCCCCGACAAGTGGATGGAGCGCAAGCCCCATGCCCCCGGCCAGCACGGCCCGAGCAAGCGGCGCAAGAAGGACAGCGAGTACTCCACCCAGCTGCGCGAGAAGCAGAAGGCCAAGTACACCTACGGCATCCTTGAGCGGCAGTTCGAGAAGATGTTCCACACGGCCGCCAGCAAGAAGGGCATCACCGGTGAGGTGCTGCTTCAGCTCTGCGAGGCCCGGCTCGATAATACGGTGTTCCGCCTGGGGGTTGCGCCCACCCGGCGTGCTGCCCGTCAGCTGGTGAGCCATGGCCACATCACGGTGGACGGCCAGGTGGTGAACGTGCCCAGCTATACGCTCAGGCCCGGACAGAGCGTGGCCGTGCGCGAGAAGAGCCGCTCGCTTGAGACCATCACCAACAGCGTGAACGTGAGCAGCAGGCGCTTCGACTGGCTCGAGTGGAACCCTGCGAGCATGACCGGCAAGGTGATCGCCATGCCCGAGCGTGCGCAGATCCCCGAGAACATCCGCGAGCAGCTCATCGTGGAACTGTACTCGAAGTAA
- the rplQ gene encoding 50S ribosomal protein L17, which produces MRHGNKNNALGRKKAHRDALLSNLAVSLIEHKRIETTLAKARALRRFVEPIITRSKDDSTNSRRMVFADLQNKSATAVLFRDVAPKVAERPGGYTRIIKLGNRLGDAAEMAMIELVDFNTVYVKEKAGAEAKKTRRSRRSTGKKAEGGAEAKAEGGAEEAKGE; this is translated from the coding sequence ATGAGACACGGAAACAAGAACAACGCCTTGGGCCGCAAGAAGGCCCACCGCGACGCCCTGCTGAGCAACCTGGCCGTCTCGCTGATCGAGCACAAGCGCATCGAGACCACGCTGGCCAAGGCCCGCGCGCTGCGCCGGTTCGTGGAGCCCATCATCACCCGCAGCAAGGACGACAGCACGAACAGCCGCCGCATGGTCTTCGCCGACCTGCAGAACAAGTCGGCAACGGCGGTCCTCTTCCGCGATGTGGCCCCCAAGGTGGCGGAGCGTCCCGGTGGATACACCCGCATCATCAAGCTGGGCAATCGCCTAGGCGATGCGGCTGAGATGGCCATGATCGAACTGGTGGACTTCAACACCGTTTACGTGAAGGAGAAGGCCGGCGCCGAGGCGAAGAAGACGCGCCGCAGCCGCCGCAGCACCGGCAAGAAGGCCGAGGGCGGCGCTGAGGCCAAGGCTGAGGGCGGTGCCGAGGAGGCCAAGGGCGAGTGA
- a CDS encoding M1 family metallopeptidase has protein sequence MACPPIRLIGPIPMLVALFTAFLDPDATLAQHDCKAQKGHAHAGAVKGGGPAPWPWDLLHHRIELDLSQGSVISGQCALTATPRTEGATQLPLQLLALNVDSVVLAGIPLPFVHDGEDLMIDLPGPIGMQDTITVTVHYRGDPALDPSGFGGLYTTSQYTYNLGVAFQSVPHSYGRAWFPCADNFTERSTYEFIITTNSAWNAWCNGTLLGEWMPAAGKRTRHWRLDTAIPAYLAAVAASDYVVVRDTLPSLAGEPVPVDLVAKPGDTTAMKSSFVNLPIALARFEEWFGAYRWERIGYVLTPLGAMEHATSIHYPQSIANGSLSYQDIMAHELAHSWFGNLVTCERAEEMYINEGFAEYLSFLFIEAVEGEAAYRDRVRANHRTMLLRAHLDDEGWWALADVPQEWTYGEHSYNKGADVLHTLRSYMGDSLFRGGLTSFLDAHALQHVNTVMLRDHLNQATGLDLTDYFNDWILQPGWAAFEVDSMDVAAIPLPDGTFPTTVHVQQKQRGPSQPYQNVPVTLSFMAADGTTWTDPEPKLLGGPQSMAASAPPFMPRWAILNGDERISLAQTFDADSITGPATRVYANADLRVTVNSTPHPFALRVEEYWVAADPEAEESFAYVVSPDRYWRILGSMPEGASISARFTYDGRPAPAVSFDSGLMQPFNGLAFREDSLVLLYRPDARWPWVRHPDQTLNTVGNATDRSGRIDINGLRAGEYCLAWRKSPVNVVETTGGITAWNIHPNPAAHSTTVSTGGMQQQGVLELYDGRGRLVRWLPMNGDSAVLGLGGLARGNYQLLFSPAMGAPSAVGRVLVD, from the coding sequence ATGGCTTGCCCTCCCATTCGGCTCATCGGGCCGATTCCTATGCTCGTCGCGCTCTTCACCGCTTTCCTCGATCCCGATGCAACGCTCGCCCAGCACGATTGCAAGGCGCAGAAGGGACATGCACACGCCGGCGCGGTGAAAGGTGGCGGGCCTGCGCCATGGCCGTGGGACCTGCTTCATCACCGAATCGAACTGGACCTGAGCCAGGGCAGCGTGATCTCCGGCCAGTGCGCCTTGACAGCGACCCCGCGCACCGAAGGCGCCACCCAGTTGCCCCTTCAGCTGCTGGCGCTGAACGTCGACTCGGTGGTGCTGGCAGGCATACCGCTCCCATTCGTGCACGATGGCGAGGACCTGATGATCGACCTCCCGGGGCCGATCGGCATGCAGGACACCATCACGGTCACAGTCCATTACCGAGGCGACCCTGCATTGGACCCGAGCGGATTCGGTGGCCTCTACACCACCAGCCAGTACACCTACAACCTGGGCGTGGCCTTCCAGAGCGTCCCGCACAGCTACGGACGAGCGTGGTTCCCCTGCGCCGACAACTTCACGGAGCGCAGCACCTATGAATTCATCATCACCACGAACTCGGCCTGGAATGCATGGTGCAACGGAACGCTGCTGGGCGAATGGATGCCGGCAGCCGGCAAGCGCACGCGGCACTGGCGGCTGGACACGGCGATTCCCGCTTACCTCGCCGCAGTAGCCGCCTCCGACTACGTGGTGGTGCGCGACACCCTGCCCAGCCTTGCGGGCGAGCCGGTGCCCGTTGACCTTGTGGCCAAACCCGGGGACACCACCGCCATGAAGAGCTCCTTCGTCAACCTCCCCATCGCCTTGGCGCGATTCGAGGAGTGGTTCGGGGCCTACAGGTGGGAACGGATCGGGTACGTGCTCACACCGCTGGGCGCGATGGAGCACGCCACCAGCATCCATTACCCGCAGAGCATCGCCAATGGGTCGCTTTCCTACCAGGACATCATGGCCCATGAGCTGGCGCACAGCTGGTTCGGCAACCTCGTGACCTGCGAGCGCGCCGAGGAGATGTACATCAATGAGGGCTTCGCCGAATACCTGAGCTTCCTCTTCATCGAGGCCGTGGAGGGGGAAGCCGCCTACCGGGACCGTGTGCGTGCCAACCACCGCACCATGCTGCTCCGCGCCCACCTCGACGACGAAGGCTGGTGGGCACTGGCCGATGTACCGCAGGAATGGACCTACGGCGAGCACTCCTACAACAAGGGCGCGGATGTGCTCCATACCCTGCGGAGTTACATGGGCGACAGCCTCTTTCGGGGGGGCCTTACGAGCTTCCTGGATGCCCATGCCCTGCAGCATGTGAACACGGTGATGCTGCGCGACCATCTCAACCAGGCCACCGGCCTCGACCTCACCGACTACTTCAACGACTGGATACTGCAACCGGGCTGGGCCGCCTTCGAGGTAGACTCCATGGACGTGGCCGCGATACCGCTGCCTGACGGCACCTTCCCCACCACTGTCCATGTGCAGCAGAAGCAACGAGGGCCTTCCCAGCCCTACCAGAACGTTCCCGTCACCCTCTCCTTCATGGCTGCCGATGGCACCACATGGACTGACCCTGAGCCCAAGCTGCTCGGCGGCCCGCAGAGCATGGCCGCTTCCGCACCGCCCTTCATGCCGCGCTGGGCCATCCTCAACGGCGATGAGCGCATCAGCCTGGCGCAGACCTTCGATGCCGATTCCATCACCGGGCCGGCCACGCGGGTCTATGCCAACGCCGACCTTCGCGTAACGGTCAACAGCACCCCCCACCCGTTCGCGCTCCGCGTGGAGGAATACTGGGTGGCCGCAGACCCCGAGGCGGAGGAGTCGTTCGCCTATGTGGTCTCGCCCGATCGGTACTGGCGCATCCTGGGCAGCATGCCGGAGGGGGCCAGCATCAGTGCTCGCTTCACCTATGACGGGAGGCCCGCACCCGCGGTATCGTTCGACAGCGGACTTATGCAGCCGTTCAACGGGCTCGCCTTCCGGGAGGACAGCCTGGTGCTGCTATACCGGCCCGATGCGCGCTGGCCCTGGGTCAGGCACCCGGACCAGACGCTGAATACGGTGGGCAATGCCACCGATCGCTCCGGACGGATCGACATCAATGGCCTGCGTGCGGGCGAGTACTGCCTGGCGTGGCGCAAGAGCCCGGTGAACGTCGTGGAGACGACCGGAGGCATCACCGCTTGGAACATCCATCCCAACCCTGCGGCGCACTCTACCACGGTAAGCACAGGAGGGATGCAGCAGCAAGGCGTCCTCGAACTCTATGATGGACGCGGCCGCCTTGTGCGCTGGCTGCCGATGAATGGCGACTCCGCCGTGCTCGGCCTCGGGGGACTGGCACGCGGGAACTACCAGCTCCTGTTCTCACCGGCGATGGGCGCCCCCTCCGCTGTGGGCAGGGTGCTGGTTGACTGA
- the rpsM gene encoding 30S ribosomal protein S13, which translates to MARIAGIDLPKSKRGCIGLTYIYGIGRSTALDILQKSGVDPDTKVEDWTDEEQARIRQHINEHVKVEGALRSEVQLSIKRLVDIGSWRGQRHRSGLPVRGQRTRTNSRTRKGKRKTVANKKKATK; encoded by the coding sequence ATGGCACGTATCGCAGGCATCGACCTACCCAAGAGCAAACGGGGCTGCATCGGCCTCACCTACATCTACGGCATCGGCCGCAGCACAGCGCTGGACATCCTCCAGAAGAGCGGTGTGGATCCCGACACCAAGGTGGAGGACTGGACCGATGAGGAGCAGGCCCGCATCCGCCAGCACATCAACGAGCATGTGAAGGTGGAGGGCGCGCTGCGCAGCGAAGTGCAGCTCAGCATCAAGCGCTTGGTGGACATCGGCAGCTGGCGCGGCCAGCGGCACCGCAGCGGTTTGCCCGTGCGTGGACAGCGCACCCGCACCAACAGCCGGACCCGCAAGGGCAAGCGCAAGACCGTGGCCAACAAGAAGAAGGCGACCAAGTAA
- the eno gene encoding phosphopyruvate hydratase has protein sequence MSLIAKIQAREILDSRGNPTIEVDVWTDAGHMGRAAVPSGASTGAHEASELRDGDKKRYLGKGVRKAVENVNGTLNNELHGALVTDQAMIDQAMIALDGTPNKGNLGANAILGVSLAVAKAAASEAGLPLYRYVGGVNASLLPVPLMNILNGGAHADNKVDVQEFMIMPVGAKHFAEGLRMGAEVFHALKGVLKKKGLSTNVGDEGGFAPDLPSNEDALKLVMQAIEHAGFKPGEDIVLALDCASTEFYDAKKKRYTLESTGDSLSSAEMAAMWADWAKRYPIVSIEDGMAEDDWAGWKSLTEAIGDRVQLVGDDLFVTNTKRLSEGMDKGIANSILVKVNQIGTLTETIEAVEMAHRGGYTSIMSHRSGETEDSTIADLAVALNCGMIKTGSASRSDRIAKYNQLIRIEEQLGTAARYPGRGLRYVG, from the coding sequence ATGAGCTTGATCGCCAAGATCCAGGCCCGCGAGATCCTCGACTCCCGCGGCAATCCGACCATTGAAGTGGACGTGTGGACCGATGCGGGGCACATGGGTCGCGCCGCGGTGCCAAGCGGAGCCAGCACGGGTGCCCATGAAGCCTCAGAGCTGCGGGACGGTGACAAGAAGCGGTACCTCGGCAAGGGTGTGAGGAAAGCCGTGGAGAATGTCAACGGGACGCTGAACAATGAGCTGCATGGAGCGCTGGTGACCGATCAAGCGATGATCGACCAGGCCATGATCGCGTTGGACGGCACCCCGAACAAGGGCAATCTCGGAGCCAATGCCATCCTCGGGGTCAGCCTCGCGGTGGCCAAGGCCGCCGCCAGCGAAGCCGGGCTTCCGCTCTATCGGTATGTGGGCGGGGTGAACGCCAGCCTGCTCCCTGTGCCGTTGATGAATATCCTCAACGGCGGGGCGCATGCCGACAACAAGGTGGATGTTCAGGAGTTCATGATCATGCCCGTCGGAGCCAAGCACTTCGCCGAGGGCCTCCGCATGGGGGCCGAGGTCTTTCATGCGCTGAAGGGCGTGCTGAAGAAGAAGGGGTTGAGCACCAACGTGGGCGATGAGGGCGGATTCGCGCCCGACCTGCCCAGCAACGAGGATGCGCTGAAGCTGGTGATGCAGGCCATCGAGCATGCGGGTTTCAAGCCCGGCGAGGACATCGTGCTGGCGCTGGACTGCGCGAGCACCGAGTTCTATGACGCCAAGAAGAAGCGCTACACCCTGGAAAGCACCGGGGATTCCCTGTCGAGCGCAGAGATGGCGGCCATGTGGGCCGATTGGGCGAAACGCTACCCCATCGTGAGCATCGAGGATGGCATGGCCGAGGATGACTGGGCGGGCTGGAAGTCGCTCACCGAGGCCATCGGCGACCGGGTGCAGCTGGTGGGCGATGATCTCTTCGTGACCAACACGAAGCGCCTGAGCGAAGGCATGGACAAGGGCATCGCCAACAGCATCCTGGTGAAGGTGAACCAGATCGGCACGCTGACCGAGACCATCGAAGCGGTGGAGATGGCGCATCGCGGCGGGTACACCAGCATCATGAGCCACCGCAGCGGTGAGACCGAGGACAGCACCATCGCCGACCTTGCCGTGGCCCTGAATTGCGGCATGATCAAGACGGGAAGCGCCAGCCGCAGCGATCGGATCGCCAAGTACAATCAGCTGATCCGGATCGAGGAGCAGCTCGGCACCGCTGCGCGGTATCCGGGCCGTGGACTCCGCTACGTTGGCTGA
- a CDS encoding OmpA family protein, translating to MNKLALPLLAIALAGCAQHHALQGDKAHGRMAYADAACHYEKALARINDRALALRTADAYARLNQYAKAADWYAYAERMAPLSSEEALAFGRALQSLGRTGEAARLLEQVLAERPEDAVAREMGLSIADQEAFYEDTTLFTVAPVHIPGVHSAFGAVPFGNGILFAADRAAGSGRANPWNGASFLDLYTADLSGGGATAAVPLAGAVNGRFHDGPAVLSADGSTMYFTRSDYYRFRLNKDESGTSHLMLFRAEKQPDGSWGAVSSFAYNGLDFSAGHAALSADGNTLYYISDMPGGLGGTDIYACQRTPEGWGYPRNLGPAINTAANEMFPTIKGDTMYFSSNGHRAIGGLDIFRTMLRDGEWSVPENMNYPINTQHDDFALVMLGDGRSGYLSSNRTGRDAIHRITSHDPSLSLHAAFLDEEDGSPMAGVEVRMLEPTEPEPVVLFTGDDGHITLPLTVDRLYEVMASKDGVFTESRTVSTKGQRTSRTYEEEFRMRRVVVDKPIVIENIYYDYDRWEIRPDAAQELDKVARLFLDNPSLSFELGSHTDSRASTAYNLVLSDARANSAVDYLIRKGVPPERLSAKGYGEGRPVNRCVDGVECTEEEHQANRRTEFKVVKVQPMLTEEHSAH from the coding sequence ATGAACAAGCTCGCACTCCCCCTCCTCGCAATCGCCTTGGCCGGGTGCGCGCAGCACCATGCCCTGCAAGGGGACAAGGCCCATGGCCGTATGGCCTATGCCGACGCCGCCTGCCACTATGAAAAGGCCCTTGCGCGCATCAACGACCGCGCGCTGGCGCTCCGAACTGCGGATGCCTATGCCCGCCTGAACCAGTACGCAAAGGCCGCCGATTGGTACGCGTATGCGGAACGCATGGCGCCGCTCTCCTCCGAGGAAGCCCTTGCCTTCGGCCGGGCGCTGCAGTCCCTGGGCCGCACCGGAGAGGCGGCCCGGCTCCTCGAGCAGGTGCTTGCCGAGCGCCCCGAGGACGCGGTTGCGCGCGAGATGGGCCTTTCCATCGCCGACCAGGAGGCCTTCTACGAGGACACCACGCTGTTCACCGTGGCACCGGTGCACATCCCCGGCGTGCACAGCGCGTTCGGCGCAGTGCCCTTCGGCAACGGCATCCTCTTCGCCGCGGACCGCGCAGCGGGCTCCGGCCGCGCCAACCCCTGGAACGGTGCATCGTTCCTCGACCTGTACACCGCAGACCTCTCAGGCGGCGGCGCCACCGCTGCCGTTCCGCTGGCCGGAGCGGTGAACGGACGGTTCCATGACGGTCCCGCCGTGCTGAGCGCTGATGGAAGCACCATGTACTTCACCCGAAGCGACTACTACCGGTTCCGGCTCAACAAGGACGAGAGCGGCACCAGCCACCTCATGCTGTTCCGCGCCGAGAAACAGCCCGATGGCAGTTGGGGAGCCGTGAGCTCATTCGCCTACAACGGCCTGGACTTCTCCGCCGGCCACGCCGCCCTGAGTGCGGATGGGAACACCCTCTACTACATCAGCGACATGCCCGGGGGCCTCGGCGGAACGGACATCTATGCCTGCCAGCGCACGCCGGAGGGCTGGGGATATCCGCGGAACCTGGGCCCTGCGATCAACACCGCAGCGAACGAGATGTTCCCCACCATCAAGGGCGACACCATGTACTTCTCCTCCAACGGCCATCGTGCGATCGGCGGGCTGGACATCTTCCGCACCATGCTGAGGGACGGCGAATGGTCCGTGCCGGAGAACATGAACTATCCGATCAACACGCAGCACGACGACTTCGCGCTGGTGATGCTCGGCGACGGCCGCAGCGGCTACCTCAGCAGCAATCGCACCGGCAGGGATGCGATCCATCGGATCACCTCGCATGACCCGTCACTGAGCCTGCATGCCGCATTCCTCGACGAGGAGGACGGCTCGCCCATGGCTGGCGTGGAGGTGAGGATGCTGGAGCCCACAGAGCCCGAGCCCGTGGTGCTCTTCACCGGCGATGACGGCCACATCACGCTGCCCCTGACGGTGGATCGCCTGTACGAGGTGATGGCGAGCAAGGATGGCGTCTTCACGGAGAGCCGAACGGTGAGCACCAAGGGGCAGCGCACCAGCAGGACCTATGAGGAGGAGTTCCGCATGAGGCGCGTGGTGGTCGACAAGCCCATCGTGATCGAGAACATCTACTATGATTACGACCGATGGGAGATCAGGCCCGATGCGGCCCAGGAGCTCGACAAGGTGGCGCGTCTGTTCCTCGACAATCCGTCGCTGAGCTTCGAGCTGGGGTCGCACACCGACAGCCGCGCGAGCACGGCCTACAACCTGGTGCTCAGTGATGCCCGCGCCAATAGCGCCGTGGACTACCTGATCCGCAAGGGCGTGCCCCCCGAACGTCTCAGCGCGAAGGGCTATGGGGAGGGCAGGCCCGTGAATCGCTGCGTGGACGGGGTGGAATGCACGGAGGAGGAGCACCAGGCCAACCGTCGGACCGAATTCAAGGTGGTGAAGGTGCAGCCCATGCTCACCGAGGAGCACAGCGCGCACTAG
- a CDS encoding DNA-directed RNA polymerase subunit alpha codes for MPILEFQRPDKVTMIESDDKRGTFEFRPLEPGYGITIGNSLRRILLSSLEGYAITSVRIDGVDHEFTTIKGVIEDMTEIVLNLKQVRFRRQLEDSSTERVSLTITGKDIFTAGDIGRQTTGFQVLNPELVICHMEPGVKLHVELAIGKGRGYVPADENKTNAPVGTIFIDSIFTPIKNVKYTVENTRVEEKTDYEKLTIEVVTDGSITPKNALQEAAKILIHHFMLFSDERISLEVEERVQEEGFDEDSLHMRQLLKTKLVDMDLSVRALNCLKAADIETLGDLVSYNKNDLLKFRNFGKKSLTELEDLVENKGLSFGMNLSKYKLDKE; via the coding sequence ATGCCCATTCTCGAATTCCAGCGGCCCGACAAGGTCACGATGATCGAATCCGATGACAAGCGCGGCACCTTCGAGTTCCGGCCGCTTGAGCCCGGCTATGGCATCACCATCGGCAACTCCCTGCGCCGCATCCTGCTCTCCAGCCTGGAGGGCTACGCCATCACCAGCGTGCGGATCGACGGCGTGGACCATGAGTTCACCACCATCAAGGGAGTGATCGAGGACATGACCGAGATCGTGCTCAACCTGAAGCAGGTGCGCTTCCGCCGCCAGCTGGAGGACAGCAGCACCGAGCGGGTGAGCCTCACCATCACCGGCAAGGACATCTTCACCGCCGGTGATATCGGTCGCCAGACCACCGGATTCCAAGTGCTTAACCCTGAACTGGTGATCTGCCACATGGAGCCGGGCGTGAAGCTGCACGTTGAGCTCGCCATCGGGAAGGGTCGCGGTTACGTCCCTGCTGACGAGAACAAGACCAACGCCCCGGTGGGCACCATTTTCATCGACTCCATCTTCACGCCCATCAAGAACGTGAAGTACACGGTGGAGAACACCCGCGTGGAGGAGAAGACCGACTACGAGAAGCTCACCATCGAGGTGGTCACGGACGGCAGCATCACGCCGAAGAACGCCCTGCAGGAGGCTGCCAAGATCCTGATCCATCACTTCATGCTCTTCAGCGATGAGCGCATCAGCCTTGAGGTCGAGGAGCGCGTGCAGGAGGAGGGCTTCGACGAGGACAGCTTGCACATGCGCCAGCTGCTGAAGACCAAGCTGGTGGACATGGACCTGAGCGTGCGCGCGCTGAACTGCTTGAAGGCCGCCGATATCGAGACCCTCGGCGACCTGGTGAGCTACAATAAGAACGACCTGTTGAAGTTCCGCAACTTCGGCAAGAAGAGCCTCACCGAGCTGGAGGACCTGGTGGAGAACAAAGGCCTGAGCTTCGGGATGAACCTGAGCAAGTACAAGCTGGATAAAGAGTGA
- the ykgO gene encoding type B 50S ribosomal protein L36 gives MKVRASLKKRSADCKIVRRKGRLYIINKKNPKFKQRQG, from the coding sequence ATGAAGGTCAGGGCCTCCCTCAAGAAGCGCTCGGCGGACTGCAAGATCGTCCGCCGCAAAGGGCGCCTGTACATCATCAACAAGAAGAACCCTAAGTTCAAGCAGCGTCAGGGCTGA
- the carA gene encoding glutamine-hydrolyzing carbamoyl-phosphate synthase small subunit, with protein sequence MLISQRPEAVLLLADGTLFRGRAIGAPGIAVGEVCFNTGMTGYQEVFTDPSYTGQIMTMASPHIGNYGVKAGEEESGKVTIAGLVVKKFSNVWSRPGGTGSLDDYLKAAGVVGISDIDTRRLVRHIRDHGHQNALISSSSMDLDALRQRLAEAPSMEGLELSSRVSTRVPYETGPADAEFRVALVDFGVKRNIERCLGERSCRVRVFPMVASLAEMLDWRPHGFLLSNGPGDPAAMPASVALVKEVVATGLPIFGICLGHQLLAESLGMRTGKMHHGHRGINHPVKDLTTGRDEITSQNHGFVVKPSDAEAHADVQITHVHLNDGSVAGIRLKGRPVFSVQYHPEAGPGPYDSRYLFDRFVEHMRSSVLADRSPQNA encoded by the coding sequence ATGCTCATCAGCCAACGCCCCGAAGCCGTCCTGCTCCTCGCCGACGGTACGCTGTTCAGGGGCCGCGCCATTGGCGCCCCTGGCATCGCGGTGGGAGAGGTCTGCTTCAATACCGGAATGACCGGCTATCAGGAGGTATTCACGGACCCCAGTTACACCGGGCAGATCATGACGATGGCCTCGCCGCACATCGGCAACTACGGGGTCAAGGCGGGCGAGGAGGAGAGCGGAAAGGTCACCATCGCGGGCCTGGTGGTGAAGAAGTTCAGCAACGTGTGGAGCCGTCCAGGTGGCACCGGGTCGCTGGATGATTACCTTAAGGCCGCAGGCGTGGTCGGAATCAGCGACATCGATACGCGCCGCCTTGTGCGCCACATCCGTGATCACGGGCACCAGAATGCCCTGATCAGCAGCAGCAGCATGGACCTCGATGCGCTCCGGCAGCGCTTGGCTGAGGCCCCCTCGATGGAGGGCCTGGAATTGAGCAGCCGGGTGAGCACGCGGGTTCCTTACGAGACTGGCCCAGCGGATGCGGAGTTCCGTGTGGCGCTTGTGGATTTCGGCGTGAAGCGCAACATCGAACGATGCCTCGGCGAGCGCAGCTGCCGGGTGCGCGTGTTCCCCATGGTGGCATCGTTGGCGGAGATGCTCGATTGGCGGCCGCATGGCTTCCTCCTGAGCAATGGCCCGGGCGATCCGGCTGCGATGCCGGCAAGCGTAGCGCTGGTTAAGGAGGTAGTGGCAACCGGCCTGCCCATCTTCGGCATCTGTCTGGGGCACCAGTTGCTTGCGGAGAGCCTGGGCATGCGCACCGGAAAGATGCACCATGGCCACAGGGGCATCAACCATCCGGTCAAGGACCTCACCACGGGACGTGACGAGATCACCTCGCAGAACCATGGTTTCGTGGTGAAGCCCTCGGATGCAGAGGCCCATGCCGATGTGCAGATCACGCATGTGCACCTGAATGATGGCAGCGTGGCGGGCATCCGGCTCAAGGGCCGCCCCGTATTCAGCGTGCAGTACCACCCGGAGGCTGGCCCGGGCCCTTACGACAGCCGTTACCTATTCGACCGCTTCGTGGAGCACATGAGGTCAAGCGTGCTCGCGGACCGGTCACCACAGAACGCCTAA